In a single window of the Mesoplodon densirostris isolate mMesDen1 chromosome 18, mMesDen1 primary haplotype, whole genome shotgun sequence genome:
- the LIAT1 gene encoding protein LIAT1 produces the protein MDCGGGGGASGDGEEEEREGCTAASQGSRLPPISGCAKRKVKKKKKKKKKKKTKGSGKGHADKHQSRGLKTQQLSPSFHGILSPSKDHGLGPEHRQDRDESKLTPSYSCAVCLPCFAEIEETLSNQINESLRWDGVLADPEAEKERILIYKRNRRKRYRVWALRGFHSDPGDEEAPENPASLSDQTAAAAAGSPR, from the exons ATGGACTGCGGCGGTGGGGGCGGGGCGTCGGGGGATGGCGAGGAGGAGGAGCGAGAGGGCTGCACGGCGGCCTCGCAGGGGTCCAGACTGCCCCCCATCTCGGGCTGCGCCAAACGGAaggtgaagaagaaaaagaagaagaaaaagaagaaaaagaccaagGGGTCTGGGAAGGGGCACG CAGATAAACATCAGAGTCGAGGCCTGAAGACTCAGCAGCTGTCTCCATCCTTCCATGGCATCTTAAGTCCCAGCAAAGATCACGGCCTGGGGCCAGAGCACAGACAGGACAGGGATGAAAGCAAGCTCACCCCCTCTTACTCCTGCGCCGTATGTCTCCCCTGCTTTGCCGAAATAGAAGAGACCCTTTCCAACCAGATCAACGAAAGTCTGCGTTGGGATGGCGTTCTCGCCGACCCAGAGGCAGAAAAGGAAAGGATTCTCATTTACAAGCGGAACAGAAGGAAGCGGTACCGGGTTTGGGCCCTGAGGGGCTTCCACTCTGACCCCGGTGACGAGGAGGCCCCAGAGAACCCAGCCTCCCTCTCTGACCAGACGGCGGCCGCGGCGGCCGGCAGCCCTCGCTGA
- the RFLNB gene encoding refilin-B — MVGRLSLQDVPELVDAKKKGDGVLDSPDSGLPPSPSPSHWALAAAGGGGGGGERAPAPGALEPDAAATPAAPNPVSLPNALGSGCSPRLCPLSFGEGVEFDPLPPTEVRYTSSVKYDSERHFIDDVHLPLGLAVASCSQTITCIPSCTWRNYKAEVRFEPRHKPARFLSTTIVYPKYPKTVYTTTLDYNCRKTLRRFLSSVELEAMELVGGDYLSEES; from the exons ATGGTGGGCCGGCTGAGCCTGCAGGATGTGCCCGAGCTCGTGGACGCGAAGAAGAAGGGCGACGGCGTCCTGGACAGTCCGGACTCGGGGCTGccccccagcccgagccccagccacTGGGCGCTCGCGGCggccgggggcggcggcggcggcggggagcGGGCGCCGGCCCCCGGGGCGCTGGAGCCCGACGCGGCGGCCACCCCCGCGGCCCCG AATCCAGTTTCTCTCCCCAACGCCCTGGGCTCTGGCTGCTCGCCAAGGTTATGCCCCCTGTCGTTTGGCGAAGGAGTGGAGTTTGACCCCTTACCACCAACTGAAGTAAG GTACACGTCCTCCGTCAAGTATGACTCAGAGCGACACTTCATCGACGACGTCCACCTGCCCCTGGGCCTGGCGGTGGCCTCCTGCAGCCAGACCATCACCTGCATCCCCAGTTGCACGTGGCGCAACTACAAGGCTGAGGTGCGCTTTGAGCCGCGCCACAAGCCTGCCCGCTTTCTCAGCACCACCATCGTCTACCCCAAGTACCCCAAGACCGTCTACACCACCACCCTGGATTACAACTGCCGCAAGACACTGAGGAGGTTCCTGTCCAGCGTGGAGCTCGAAGCCATGGAGCTCGTGGGTGGTGATTACCTGTCAGAGGAGAGCTGA